The DNA region TGATAATAAAAACGGATGAGTACCTTTATTTCTATTACAACTTGGACAGGAGGGAATCAGATTAAAAAAAGAAGCTGCGAAAATAGGAAATTGTGATTTGTGCCAAAAATGATCTAATTCGCAAGTATTTTTATTATTGGAAGAATTCATAAAATTACGATTACAATAAGGGCAGACTGATAGACGAGTTATTGATAGAATACTCTTACGGTTACTGTCTTTGCTAATTGCATTATAAACATTATTGATAAGATAGTCTTTAACTGAAACAGCTGTTTTGCTTTTGAGTTTTTTATTACTTTTTATGCTGTAGTTGTAATCTAAATTTTTGATTGAAGGAGATTTACTGAGTTTTTCTATTTCATTATAAGAAAGCAACATAATATCTAAGAACGGTTTATCTGATAACTGTCTATTTAAAATTTTTTTAAATATAGGATCTACCTTTTTTAAACACCATTGATTTAAGTTGTTTCGGTAATTATTATTCATATTCTTATAAACATTAGTACATAGCTTATTGATCTCATCAATATCCATCAGAGTAATTGTAATCAATATAACTCACCCTTCCTAATTCGTTACTTAAAATATATTATATCTGATTAATTGGAAAATATGAAGCATAGAAGAAAATTCAATTAATTAGATTGAGATTTTATTGTAACGATTAAGGAAAAATTTATTTAGATTTCTAATTATGAATTTTTGGGGAATATAGATTAGTTTTAACTTCCTGTGATAAAATCTCCAAGTTAATCTTGTTATGATGTGGCTATCACTAATAAAGGAGTAAGCCATGTTAAATAAAGTGAAAGCTCGATTTCTGATTGGAGTAGGAGGTTTAATCGCAGTCAGTTTTATGGTCATGATTGGCTACACGATTGGCTCACAAACCATTTCAAAGCAAACAGAGAACCAAATACGAGCAGAAGCCAATAAACTTGTGTCAAAGAAAAAGCAGGAGGAAAGAGCGACAGTCCTATCAGATGAGCTTGTCAAAGAATTTCTCACTCAATATTTCACCAAGGTTCAGCTGGGTGAAAATAACGCTCGTATCAAGCCCTACATGACGGATTCGGCATTTTCAGAAGAGGAAGCAAATCAGAATAAAGCGATCAATCAAGTTTATAAAGACTATATGCTTGACTACCGATTTGAATCAGCCAGTATCTATGTCAATACAGAAAGCAATGTTGCACTTGCGGAAGTTACCTATCAAGTGACCTATGTTTCTGATTTGAGTGAGCAACAACAGCGAACCACTCAGACAGAAACTAAGACGGTTATGTTATCCTACTCCAAAGTTTCCGACAAGCTCCTAGTTAATCAGTTGACCATTTGGAATGGGAAACTGGAGGACATGAAAGAAGCAACAGATGGAGCCAATTCCAGCATACCAACGATCCAAGGAACTACAACAAGTGAGAACAACTAGCAGGAGACAGTCTTCTGCTTTTTTTGATAGGGAGATAAGATGACACGAATAAAAGCAGTAAAACAAAAGGCCATTTTAAATGTGGCTGAAAGTCTGGGTTATTCCTTCAGACGTTTATCAGGACACATTTATGAACACCCAGACCATGATTCCTTTCGGATTTTTGCGGATACTAATACTTTCAAATGGTTTTCAAGAGATATACAAGGGGATGTGATAGACTTTGTTCAATTAGTGGCAGGTGTTTCTTTCAAAGAGGCTGTGTCTTATCTTGAAAATGGAGATTTTGAACAAGCTAAGGTGATAGAAGAAACTTATCAACCGTTTCACTATTGTTTGCATGAAGAACCCTTTCAGCAAGCACGTTTTTACTTAAAAGACATCCGTGGCCTAAGTGATCAGACTATTCATACCTTTGACAGACAAGGATTGCTTGCTCAAGCTATTTATCAAGCGGAGTCGGTTTTAGTATTTAAAAGCTGTGACCATAATGGGATCTTACAGGCCGCAAGCCTTCAAGGTCTCGTCAAAAATGAAGAAAAACACGATCGAGGTTATCTCAGAAAAATCACGAAAGGATCTCATGGCCATGTCGGTATTAGTTTCGATATTGGGAATCCTAAGCGACTCATTTTTTGTGAATCAGTTATCGATATGATGAGTTATTATCAGCTTCATCACAAGCAGCTATCAGATGTTCGCCTGATTTCAATGGAAGGCTTAAAACTTTCAGTGATTGCTTACCAAGTCTTGCGTCTAGCAGCAGAGGAACAGGGGAAATTGGAATTTCTAGATACAGTAAAACCAAGCAGACTTAGCCATTATCTTCAGGCAATACAAGAGACGACAACCTTCTTCCAAAACCATTCAAATGCATTAACATTGGCTGTTGATAACGATGAGGCAGGAAGAGAATTTTGTCAGAAACTTATAGACAAAGGACTTCTAATCGCTCAAGATTTACCACCATTGCAGGGACTTGAAACAAAGTCAGATTGGAATGATATTGTGAAACGACAAAAGGAATTATCTTTAAGAGATCTTATCCAGTCAGCCCAAACAAAAGTCATTAGAGATCATCCTCCACCAAAACGAGAGCGTGCTATGGAATTGTGATAACAAAATCAAGTCCGCTATCATAATCTAGAAAGTGACAAGGAGGACACCCTATGAGTGTGATTGAACGTCTGGCTGAAAAAGTAGCTAGACAAGAAGAAAAGGTCTCACGTGAGACGGAGAAATTGGAAAACTATCGAGACCAACTACAAACTGCTATGTACAGTACCTTTATCAAACGGCAACAATCTAGTCAGTTGTCATTTCATGAAGCACTAGAGCAAGCCTTTGGTAAAGAAACCACACTACACCCAGATTACAGAAATGAGGATATAGAATGAGTAAAACATGGAATTTTGATCAACCACTAGATGATGTGAAACCAACATCGTCCCATGAAGAACGAGCTAAAATCGCAGCACTTTTCCATAAACAGGATGAAAAACCAATTGAAGAAGTAGATTATGTGGCTGCTTTTGAACAGCAACAAAAGGAGTCAAAATCTAAAGATGACCAAACGCCGGAATCAAAAGTTAAACAAAGTCAACCTAAGAAAGTAAATATCACAAGTGACTACAAACAGCACTTGGCAGATACCATTGCACAAAACAACAAGGATATTTCCGCCTGTCAGAAGCAAATTGAAGAACTTTATCAATTGATTGATGAAAAGAAAATCCAAAATAAAAAGTTACAGGCTATTTCAGTAGCCATTGATGATTTATAAGTCAGGTAGTCCTATGCGGGCTACCTTTTTACAATTTAAGGAGAAGATAATGAAATTTTTTCAAAAGAAAACACAGAATCAGAATCAATTCAAACGACTGATTCATCGACTATCAGGGATGTCAGATAGTGAACTAACTAAAGTAGAGAAAATCCTAGATGTGTTTTTTGATACAAATTTCAAGCCTGATAGGAGCGTTGAAATATCTCAAACCGTTATAACCGATGAGGAACAAAGTCTTGATAAGTCGATTCAGGAAGCGAAAAATAAAATTAACATGGAACAATTGGAAAAAAATATTGAGAGATTTAGACAAGGTAGGCGAGAGAGCAATAATAACAAATAACAGACCAATTATAGAGAAGTTTTTATCATTCAATTAATAATTCAACAATTGTCGTATTACATGATATAATGAAGATAAATAACGACTTTAATTTAAGGAGGAACTCATGCCAACTTTACAGTCACAGTTTATTAAATTTCACGACACAATTAAGCTAGATGCTGATGATAAAAAGGTTTTAATCGACAAACGTAAAAAGGTTGAAGAAGTAATTAACAATGGTGTTTCAGAATTTGGAAAAAGCTTTTTTAACCAAGGAAGCTACTCAACTTACACAGGTATTTTACCGATCGATGAAGGAGATTATGACTTAGATAGAGGTTTAAAAATCGATGTTGATAGACATTCGAATTCTCCTAAAGAGGTAAAAAAATTTATTTTTGATGCACTAGTCTCCGAATTTGGTGAAAATAGAGTCAAAGTAAAAAATCCATGTGTGACAGTATCATTTCCTGAAGATAATGTTCACATTGATATAGCGGTGTATTGTACTGAAAATGATAACTATTTTTTAGCCAGAGGAAAACTTAATAGTATTGATGAAAATATTAAATGGGAGGAAGCAGACCCTGTAGAATTAACGAAAAAAATTAATAATGCTATGGAGAACTCCGAAGACAGATACCAATTTCGGAGAGTAATTCGTTACTTAAAAAGATGGAAAGATCTCAAATTTAAAAATCAAGATAATAGACCGACAGGAATTGGAATTTCAGTTTTTGCTGTCAGTAATTTTTCTGTAAGCAAAAAAGTAGACTATTTATCAGGAAACACTACTTATGATGATATTTCAGCTTTAAGAAATTTAGTAAATACTATGATTAATTCATTTTCGGGTACATATGATGTTGACAGAGACTTATTTTATCCGAGATTAGAGGTTTACTTACCGGTTAAGCCATATACCGATGTATATGAAAGGGTATCAAATATACAAATGGAAGCCTTTAAGAATAAATTAGAAAAATTAAGAGACTCACTAGATGAGGCAATAAAGTCTACTGATTTAAGTGAGTCTACAAAAATATTGAGTAAACAGTTTGGTGATGATTTTCCTATTATTGAACAAAAAGAGACAGCAGAAAACTTTGGAACTCGGGCTATAATCAGTGATTATCCAAGTGCTTAGAGGCATGTATGTTAGAAAAAAAAGAAATATTCCAGATGTATTTTGACGAAATACCTTC from Streptococcus ruminantium includes:
- a CDS encoding HNH endonuclease, giving the protein MITITLMDIDEINKLCTNVYKNMNNNYRNNLNQWCLKKVDPIFKKILNRQLSDKPFLDIMLLSYNEIEKLSKSPSIKNLDYNYSIKSNKKLKSKTAVSVKDYLINNVYNAISKDSNRKSILSITRLSVCPYCNRNFMNSSNNKNTCELDHFWHKSQFPIFAASFFNLIPSCPSCNRNKGTHPFLLSPYKNEISSDNRITFSWWPLEGDFLSNHNSIRIISETYNNYGNDYSLLDLESLYQIHSDLVLDAILKKIFIPEHYLNEINNIIPLSDSDINRLFTGVYTAEKDYYRRPLSKLISDIYVELNNLER
- a CDS encoding toprim domain-containing protein, whose amino-acid sequence is MTRIKAVKQKAILNVAESLGYSFRRLSGHIYEHPDHDSFRIFADTNTFKWFSRDIQGDVIDFVQLVAGVSFKEAVSYLENGDFEQAKVIEETYQPFHYCLHEEPFQQARFYLKDIRGLSDQTIHTFDRQGLLAQAIYQAESVLVFKSCDHNGILQAASLQGLVKNEEKHDRGYLRKITKGSHGHVGISFDIGNPKRLIFCESVIDMMSYYQLHHKQLSDVRLISMEGLKLSVIAYQVLRLAAEEQGKLEFLDTVKPSRLSHYLQAIQETTTFFQNHSNALTLAVDNDEAGREFCQKLIDKGLLIAQDLPPLQGLETKSDWNDIVKRQKELSLRDLIQSAQTKVIRDHPPPKRERAMEL
- a CDS encoding DUF5965 family protein — encoded protein: MSVIERLAEKVARQEEKVSRETEKLENYRDQLQTAMYSTFIKRQQSSQLSFHEALEQAFGKETTLHPDYRNEDIE
- a CDS encoding DUF5945 family protein, which gives rise to MSKTWNFDQPLDDVKPTSSHEERAKIAALFHKQDEKPIEEVDYVAAFEQQQKESKSKDDQTPESKVKQSQPKKVNITSDYKQHLADTIAQNNKDISACQKQIEELYQLIDEKKIQNKKLQAISVAIDDL
- a CDS encoding cyclic GMP-AMP synthase DncV-like nucleotidyltransferase; translation: MPTLQSQFIKFHDTIKLDADDKKVLIDKRKKVEEVINNGVSEFGKSFFNQGSYSTYTGILPIDEGDYDLDRGLKIDVDRHSNSPKEVKKFIFDALVSEFGENRVKVKNPCVTVSFPEDNVHIDIAVYCTENDNYFLARGKLNSIDENIKWEEADPVELTKKINNAMENSEDRYQFRRVIRYLKRWKDLKFKNQDNRPTGIGISVFAVSNFSVSKKVDYLSGNTTYDDISALRNLVNTMINSFSGTYDVDRDLFYPRLEVYLPVKPYTDVYERVSNIQMEAFKNKLEKLRDSLDEAIKSTDLSESTKILSKQFGDDFPIIEQKETAENFGTRAIISDYPSA